One Acutalibacter muris DNA window includes the following coding sequences:
- a CDS encoding ABC transporter ATP-binding protein: MFQLRWVWTRMAGCHRRYVFALFSTAALAVLALGNSMITARIMDTVFYPLQESGTVTPEVMHQLIVLVAVLVGFVLFRTGFGYLQIMMYETCSQKLIYELRRDLYKNMQEQDQAFYGAYRTGDLMTRLTGDMDMIRHAVCWVIRQLISCTVLFFTTAITFLVTDWQFALTMLAVTPFIFFLTYMFSKRVRPLYVDVREKLSSLNTAAQENIAGNRVVKAFAREDYEIERFDEKNQAYREANKTSSLLWLKFSPYIETLSQSLSIAVLLVGGIFLINGRITIGTFTMFNGLTWTLSDPMRMLGMHLNDLQRFFASSSKIIELYYAKSTVVSRPDAVKSKGRIKGEIQFKSAGLRLHGTEVLEDIDLTVNPGETVAIMGPTGAGKTSLISLIPRFTDVTKGEVDIDGVPVRRYDLKSLRSAIGIATQDVFLFSDSVDGNIAYGDSDMSEEEVKRFAKMADVDFAEKLSEGFDTVIGERGTGLSGGQKQRIALARALAVKPSILILDDTTSAVDLETEKYIQEQLANLDFPCTKIIVAQRISTTKRADKIVVIENGRITDVGTHQELSQKPGYYREVFLLQNGQDENMKVSVKEVG; this comes from the coding sequence ATGTTCCAGCTTCGATGGGTATGGACCCGAATGGCGGGCTGCCACCGCCGGTATGTGTTCGCTCTGTTCTCCACCGCCGCCCTGGCCGTCTTAGCCCTGGGCAACTCCATGATAACCGCGCGCATCATGGATACCGTGTTCTACCCCTTACAAGAATCCGGCACAGTCACCCCCGAGGTCATGCACCAGCTTATTGTGTTGGTGGCGGTTCTGGTGGGCTTCGTGCTGTTCCGCACGGGCTTCGGCTATTTACAGATCATGATGTACGAGACCTGCTCCCAGAAGCTCATCTATGAGCTTCGCCGGGACCTCTACAAGAATATGCAGGAGCAGGATCAGGCCTTCTATGGGGCCTACCGCACCGGCGACCTGATGACCCGTCTCACCGGCGACATGGACATGATACGCCACGCGGTCTGCTGGGTCATACGCCAGCTTATAAGCTGCACGGTGCTTTTCTTCACCACGGCCATCACATTTTTAGTCACCGACTGGCAGTTCGCCCTGACCATGCTGGCCGTGACCCCCTTTATCTTCTTCCTGACCTATATGTTCTCAAAGCGGGTGCGCCCCCTGTATGTAGACGTGCGGGAAAAGCTCTCAAGCCTCAACACCGCCGCCCAGGAGAACATCGCCGGCAACCGGGTGGTAAAGGCCTTCGCCCGGGAGGACTACGAGATAGAGCGCTTTGATGAGAAGAACCAGGCCTATAGAGAGGCCAACAAGACCTCCTCCCTGCTGTGGCTGAAGTTCAGCCCCTATATCGAGACCCTGTCCCAGTCCCTGTCAATAGCGGTGCTCTTGGTCGGCGGCATCTTCCTCATTAACGGCAGGATAACCATCGGCACCTTCACCATGTTCAACGGCCTGACCTGGACCCTCTCGGACCCCATGCGTATGCTGGGTATGCACCTTAACGACCTTCAGCGCTTCTTCGCCAGCTCCTCGAAGATAATCGAGCTGTACTACGCAAAGTCCACCGTGGTGTCCCGGCCCGACGCAGTGAAGTCCAAGGGCAGGATAAAGGGCGAGATACAGTTCAAGTCTGCCGGCCTCAGACTCCACGGCACAGAGGTGCTGGAGGATATAGACCTGACCGTAAACCCCGGGGAAACTGTGGCCATAATGGGCCCCACCGGCGCGGGTAAGACCTCCCTTATAAGCCTTATCCCCCGCTTTACGGACGTGACCAAAGGCGAGGTGGACATTGACGGCGTGCCCGTAAGAAGATACGACCTGAAATCCCTGCGCTCGGCAATAGGTATAGCCACCCAGGACGTGTTTCTCTTCTCCGATTCCGTTGACGGCAACATAGCCTACGGCGACAGCGATATGTCCGAGGAGGAGGTAAAGCGCTTCGCAAAGATGGCCGATGTGGACTTTGCCGAAAAGCTCTCAGAGGGCTTCGACACGGTGATAGGCGAGCGGGGCACCGGCCTTTCCGGCGGCCAAAAGCAGCGCATAGCCCTTGCCCGGGCCCTGGCGGTAAAGCCCAGTATCTTAATACTGGACGACACCACCAGCGCCGTGGACCTGGAGACCGAGAAGTACATACAGGAGCAGCTGGCAAATCTCGATTTCCCCTGCACGAAGATAATCGTGGCCCAGCGCATCTCCACCACCAAGCGGGCCGACAAGATAGTGGTCATCGAGAACGGGCGCATCACTGACGTAGGCACCCATCAAGAGCTGTCCCAAAAGCCCGGCTACTACCGCGAGGTGTTCTTATTACAGAACGGTCAGGACGAAAACATGAAGGTATCAGTTAAGGAGGTGGGTTAA
- a CDS encoding TIGR00282 family metallophosphoesterase, with the protein MVNILCVGDVVGSIGCEFLRQRLPALKKLKAIDLCIVNGENSADGNGITHSSAAHLLDSGADVITTGNHSFRRKESFSMYDSWETLLRPANYPAAAPGRGFCIVDLGRVQVGVVNLMGTMYLDSLESPFEKLDQLLRSPDMPKICVIDFHAEATGEKRALGFYADGRATALFGTHTHVPTADQCVLPKGTGYISDAGMTGVIDSVLGVKPEIIINRYVTKMPARFELAKGPCRMDCVIFTADEATGLCTGVERLSLT; encoded by the coding sequence ATGGTAAATATACTCTGTGTGGGCGACGTGGTGGGCAGCATCGGCTGCGAATTTTTAAGGCAGCGGCTGCCTGCCCTAAAGAAGCTCAAGGCTATAGACCTGTGCATAGTCAACGGCGAGAACTCCGCGGACGGCAACGGCATAACCCATAGCTCCGCCGCACACCTGCTGGACAGCGGCGCGGACGTTATCACCACCGGCAACCATAGTTTCCGCCGCAAGGAGAGCTTTTCCATGTACGACTCCTGGGAGACTCTGCTTCGTCCGGCCAACTATCCGGCGGCGGCCCCGGGAAGGGGCTTCTGCATAGTGGACCTTGGCAGGGTGCAGGTGGGCGTGGTAAACCTTATGGGCACCATGTATCTGGACAGCCTTGAGTCCCCCTTTGAAAAGCTGGACCAGCTTCTTCGGTCCCCGGATATGCCGAAGATATGCGTCATCGACTTTCACGCCGAGGCCACCGGCGAGAAGCGAGCCCTGGGCTTTTACGCCGACGGCCGGGCCACGGCTCTCTTCGGTACCCATACCCATGTGCCCACCGCCGACCAGTGCGTGCTGCCAAAGGGCACGGGCTATATCTCCGACGCCGGCATGACCGGGGTCATCGACTCGGTGCTGGGGGTGAAGCCGGAGATAATCATCAACCGATACGTGACAAAGATGCCCGCCCGCTTTGAGCTGGCAAAGGGGCCGTGCCGGATGGACTGTGTGATATTCACCGCCGACGAGGCCACGGGGCTGTGCACCGGGGTGGAGCGGTTGAGCCTGACGTAG
- a CDS encoding DAK2 domain-containing protein, giving the protein MIEGAMLRDAIISGSNNIAKYRGQVNDLNIFPVPDGDTGSNMSMTIGAAADELLKLSDTVTAGEVAAKAAAAMLRGARGNSGVILSLLFRGISKGLENIEAAGCEDILRALDLGVEAAYKAVTRPTEGTILTVARVAAERGREALTEGAEPVNVWEAVCNGAAEALEETPELLPVLKRAGVVDAGGQGLCLIFEGMLCVFQGGGVISSGQTAEERKLETEEFFRSAAAEFDSEINFTYCTEFVIGRDPEVKKDPMSLRRYLEGIGDCVLVADDEEIIKVHVHTEEPGNALQKGLSFGQLLSVKIDNMREQHRKLGESQTPAEPEPAPALERQEPTEELGFISVAAGEGLKSLFLELGCTVVVSGGQTMNPSTEDILSAVLATPAKKVFVLPNNKNILLAAEQTIPLAEDREVIVLPTKTLPQGLSAMLAFDPDAGAEENRTAMMEAAGKVDTGLVTFAARDSEFGSEAIRKGDILGLKNGKLDYIEKDPVSTCVRVARSLTGKQTSFITLIYGESITEEQAREAKKQLAAKVHSDVEITLVNGGQPVYYFIISVE; this is encoded by the coding sequence ATGATTGAAGGCGCTATGTTAAGGGACGCGATAATATCAGGCTCCAATAATATTGCCAAGTACCGGGGGCAGGTGAACGACCTGAACATTTTCCCCGTGCCCGACGGGGATACCGGGTCCAATATGTCCATGACTATAGGCGCGGCCGCCGACGAGCTTTTAAAGCTGTCCGACACGGTCACCGCCGGCGAGGTGGCGGCAAAGGCCGCCGCGGCCATGCTGAGGGGAGCCAGGGGCAACTCCGGCGTTATACTTTCCCTTCTGTTCAGGGGCATCTCCAAAGGGTTGGAGAACATTGAAGCGGCAGGCTGCGAGGATATTCTGAGGGCCCTGGACCTGGGCGTGGAGGCGGCCTATAAGGCCGTGACCCGGCCCACTGAGGGCACCATACTCACCGTGGCGAGGGTCGCCGCCGAGAGGGGCCGGGAGGCCCTTACCGAGGGCGCGGAGCCGGTGAACGTCTGGGAGGCGGTCTGTAACGGCGCGGCGGAGGCTCTGGAGGAGACCCCGGAGCTGCTGCCGGTATTAAAGCGCGCCGGGGTGGTGGACGCCGGCGGCCAGGGGCTCTGCCTCATATTCGAGGGTATGCTGTGCGTGTTCCAGGGCGGCGGGGTGATAAGCTCCGGGCAGACTGCCGAGGAGAGAAAGCTCGAGACCGAGGAGTTCTTCCGCTCGGCCGCAGCAGAGTTTGACAGCGAGATAAACTTCACCTACTGCACGGAGTTCGTCATAGGCCGGGACCCGGAGGTGAAGAAGGACCCCATGTCCCTTCGCAGGTATCTGGAGGGCATCGGCGACTGCGTGCTGGTGGCCGACGACGAGGAGATTATCAAGGTACACGTGCACACCGAGGAGCCGGGCAACGCCCTTCAGAAGGGCCTGAGCTTTGGCCAGCTGCTGTCGGTGAAAATAGACAATATGCGCGAGCAGCACAGAAAGCTCGGCGAGTCACAGACCCCGGCGGAGCCGGAGCCCGCGCCCGCCCTGGAGCGGCAGGAACCCACGGAGGAGCTGGGCTTCATCTCAGTAGCCGCCGGCGAGGGGCTCAAGAGCCTGTTTTTGGAGCTGGGCTGTACTGTGGTGGTAAGCGGCGGACAGACCATGAACCCCAGCACCGAGGACATTTTAAGCGCTGTGCTGGCCACTCCGGCCAAAAAGGTCTTTGTGCTGCCTAATAACAAGAATATACTTCTGGCCGCAGAGCAGACCATACCCCTTGCGGAGGACCGGGAGGTAATAGTCCTGCCCACCAAGACCCTCCCCCAGGGGCTTTCCGCCATGCTGGCCTTTGACCCGGACGCGGGGGCGGAGGAGAACAGGACCGCTATGATGGAGGCCGCGGGGAAGGTGGACACCGGCCTTGTGACCTTTGCCGCCAGGGACTCCGAGTTCGGCAGCGAGGCCATCAGGAAGGGCGATATACTGGGCCTTAAAAACGGCAAGCTGGATTATATAGAGAAGGACCCGGTGTCCACCTGTGTGCGGGTGGCAAGATCCCTTACGGGCAAACAGACCTCGTTTATCACCCTTATCTACGGCGAGAGCATTACCGAGGAGCAGGCAAGGGAGGCAAAAAAGCAGCTGGCCGCGAAGGTGCACTCGGACGTGGAGATAACTTTGGTGAACGGCGGCCAGCCGGTGTATTACTTTATCATCTCGGTGGAGTGA
- the rny gene encoding ribonuclease Y: MSVWLCIVIAVLAAALAGAAAFFLGINYRKSKAEAAIGSAEEEAKRIVGDAIKTAEARKKEIILEGKDEIHKLRNESEKELSDRRREIQHQERRNLQKEESLEKKLETLERKEDQIDQRNKKAEERLKEAEAVRKSQFDMLEKISSFSMEQAKEYLLNNLENELVHEKAVKIREFEQQLKEDSDNAAREIIATAIQRCAADHVSEAAISVVPLPNDEMKGRIIGREGRNIRAIETLTGVDLIIDDTPEAITLSSFEPVRREVARVALEKLISDGRIHPTRIEETVEKARREVESAIKQAGERAVLEVGVNGVHHELVKLLGRLRFRTSYGQNVLNHSLEVAYLSGMIASELGLNPTVAKRAGLLHDIGKALDHEMEGSHVQIGVEVAKKYRENEAVVHAIAAHHGDVEAKTIVACIVQAADAISAARPGARRENLENYIKRLEKLEELVSSFGGVDSCYAIQAGREVRILVKPDLVSDEEMTLLAREICKKIEGDLDYPGQIKVNMIRESRAVDYAK, from the coding sequence ATATCGGTATGGCTGTGTATCGTGATCGCGGTCCTTGCTGCGGCGCTCGCGGGGGCGGCGGCGTTCTTCCTTGGGATCAACTATCGGAAATCCAAGGCTGAGGCCGCCATCGGCTCGGCCGAGGAGGAGGCCAAACGCATTGTTGGCGACGCGATCAAGACCGCTGAGGCCAGGAAAAAGGAGATAATCCTTGAGGGCAAGGACGAGATCCACAAGCTTCGCAACGAGAGCGAGAAGGAGCTCTCCGACAGGCGCAGGGAGATACAGCATCAGGAGCGCAGGAACCTCCAGAAGGAGGAGAGCCTGGAGAAGAAGCTGGAGACCTTAGAGCGCAAGGAGGACCAGATAGACCAGCGCAACAAAAAGGCCGAGGAGCGCTTAAAAGAGGCCGAGGCCGTAAGGAAAAGCCAGTTTGATATGCTGGAGAAAATTTCCAGCTTTTCCATGGAACAGGCCAAGGAATACCTGCTGAATAATTTGGAGAACGAGCTGGTGCACGAAAAGGCGGTAAAGATACGCGAGTTTGAGCAGCAGCTGAAGGAGGACAGCGATAACGCCGCCAGGGAGATAATCGCCACGGCCATACAGCGCTGCGCCGCGGACCACGTGTCCGAGGCGGCCATAAGCGTTGTGCCGCTGCCAAACGACGAGATGAAGGGCAGGATTATCGGCCGGGAGGGCCGGAACATCCGGGCCATAGAGACCCTTACGGGCGTTGACCTTATCATAGACGACACCCCGGAGGCCATAACCCTCTCAAGTTTTGAGCCTGTCCGCCGGGAGGTGGCCAGGGTCGCCCTGGAGAAGCTTATCTCCGATGGGCGCATACATCCCACAAGGATAGAGGAGACCGTGGAGAAGGCAAGGCGCGAGGTGGAGTCCGCCATAAAGCAGGCAGGCGAGCGGGCCGTTCTGGAGGTGGGCGTCAACGGCGTGCACCACGAGCTGGTAAAGCTGCTGGGAAGGCTCAGATTCCGTACAAGCTATGGGCAGAACGTGTTGAACCACTCTCTGGAGGTGGCCTATCTCTCGGGCATGATAGCCTCAGAGCTGGGGCTGAATCCCACCGTGGCAAAGCGCGCTGGGCTTCTGCACGACATAGGCAAGGCTCTGGACCACGAGATGGAGGGCTCTCACGTGCAGATAGGCGTGGAGGTGGCCAAGAAGTACCGGGAGAACGAGGCCGTTGTACACGCCATCGCCGCCCACCACGGGGACGTGGAGGCCAAGACCATCGTGGCCTGTATTGTCCAGGCTGCGGACGCCATCTCGGCGGCGCGCCCCGGGGCCCGCAGGGAGAACCTGGAGAACTATATCAAGCGGCTTGAAAAGCTGGAGGAGCTGGTGTCCTCCTTCGGCGGCGTGGACAGCTGCTATGCCATACAGGCCGGGCGCGAGGTGCGGATACTTGTAAAGCCGGACCTTGTCAGCGACGAGGAGATGACCCTTCTGGCCCGGGAGATATGCAAGAAGATAGAGGGTGACCTGGACTATCCCGGACAGATCAAGGTGAACATGATAAGGGAGAGCCGGGCTGTGGATTACGCCAAATAA
- a CDS encoding methyltransferase domain-containing protein: MGNQNLPTGNYKPTVRARRWARFMLNYIGEKLRGLDFSMVYVGDLQRNVEHYHGYSMTDEKEMRRILGTVPLEPAKTGFIDLGCGKGMCLKCAAQMGYKKVAGLELDQGLLKIGRRNMEKLGLDAQVIYGNAMEYGDYDDYDLFYFFNPFGPPVFEKVIGFMLESQQRRNRDIWAVYNHPVSGYLFEEAGFTAKLESFDNTRGFNVKYYLLPKRKTP; encoded by the coding sequence ATGGGCAATCAAAACCTTCCAACGGGCAATTACAAGCCCACTGTGAGGGCAAGGCGCTGGGCGCGGTTCATGCTGAACTACATAGGCGAGAAGCTTCGGGGCCTGGACTTCAGCATGGTCTACGTGGGGGACCTGCAGCGCAATGTGGAGCACTACCACGGCTACAGCATGACCGACGAAAAGGAGATGCGCCGTATTTTGGGCACAGTCCCGCTGGAGCCGGCGAAAACCGGGTTCATAGACCTTGGCTGCGGCAAGGGTATGTGCCTGAAATGCGCCGCCCAGATGGGTTACAAAAAGGTGGCGGGCCTTGAACTGGACCAGGGCCTTTTGAAAATTGGCCGCAGGAACATGGAGAAGCTGGGACTTGACGCCCAGGTGATATACGGCAACGCCATGGAGTACGGCGACTACGACGATTACGACCTGTTCTATTTCTTCAACCCCTTCGGCCCACCGGTCTTTGAAAAGGTCATCGGGTTCATGCTGGAGAGCCAGCAGCGTAGGAACCGGGACATTTGGGCGGTGTATAACCACCCGGTGTCCGGCTATCTTTTTGAGGAGGCGGGGTTCACGGCGAAGCTGGAGAGCTTCGACAACACCCGGGGCTTCAACGTGAAATACTATCTTCTGCCAAAGCGTAAAACCCCTTGA
- a CDS encoding ABC transporter ATP-binding protein, with the protein MARNRFDVDENLETPFNIKHLLRAGTYIGRHKKKMALSLVYSAVSAAAALVGPLLVQRGINVSVPNKDWRELILLSVVMLAAIITSIMFGRARSKNMISVGQDIVYDIRKDLFAHLQKLPFQFYDDRPHGKILTRVINYINSVSDALSNGIINFVLEIFNLILIAVFMLICDVRLSLVVMAGVPLLLLVVMIIKPAQRRAWQDVSNKSSNLNAYLHESLDGMKITQAFTREEENAEIYDRLNKNCYRTWMKAQYTSNLIWVSVDNISVWVVGAMYIVGLTVLGPSMQIGTIIALSSYAWRFWQPLLNLSNLYNTFINAVAYLERIFEMMDEPVTVDDAPDATELPPIKGQVTFKDVVFSYDGTVNVLENFNLNVNPGESVALVGPTGAGKTTVVNLISRFYNLTGGQVLLDGHDISKVTLHSLRSQMGIMLQDSFIFSGTIMDNIRYGRLDATDEEVIEAAKTVCAHEFISGMEGGYNTQVNERGSRLSQGQRQLVAFARTLLSDPKILVLDEATSSIDAKTERLVQQGLNALLKGRTSFIIAHRLSTIKNCDRILYISDKGIAEMGSHKELLERKGKYYQLYTAQVED; encoded by the coding sequence ATGGCAAGAAACCGCTTTGACGTTGACGAGAATCTTGAAACTCCGTTTAATATAAAGCACCTTTTAAGGGCCGGTACCTACATAGGCCGGCACAAGAAAAAGATGGCGCTTTCCCTGGTTTATTCCGCTGTCTCCGCGGCGGCGGCCCTGGTGGGGCCCCTGCTGGTCCAAAGGGGCATAAACGTCTCCGTGCCCAATAAGGACTGGAGGGAGCTGATACTGCTGAGCGTTGTCATGCTGGCGGCCATTATCACCTCCATCATGTTCGGCCGGGCCAGGAGCAAAAATATGATATCCGTGGGCCAGGACATCGTCTACGACATCAGAAAGGACCTGTTCGCCCACCTGCAAAAGCTCCCCTTCCAGTTCTACGACGACCGCCCCCACGGCAAGATACTCACCCGCGTGATAAACTACATCAACAGCGTTTCCGACGCGCTCTCAAACGGCATCATCAACTTTGTCCTTGAGATATTCAACCTTATTCTGATAGCCGTCTTTATGCTCATCTGCGACGTGCGGCTGTCCCTGGTGGTCATGGCCGGCGTGCCGCTGCTCCTGCTAGTGGTGATGATAATTAAGCCCGCCCAGCGCCGGGCGTGGCAGGACGTGTCAAATAAGAGCTCCAACCTCAACGCTTACCTTCACGAGAGTTTAGATGGCATGAAGATAACCCAGGCCTTCACCCGGGAGGAGGAGAACGCCGAGATTTACGACCGGCTCAATAAGAACTGCTACCGTACCTGGATGAAGGCCCAGTACACCTCCAACCTTATCTGGGTCTCGGTGGACAATATCTCCGTGTGGGTGGTGGGGGCCATGTACATCGTGGGCCTTACGGTCCTGGGCCCCAGTATGCAGATAGGCACCATCATCGCCCTGTCCTCCTACGCCTGGCGTTTCTGGCAGCCCCTTCTTAACCTGTCGAACCTCTATAACACCTTTATAAACGCCGTGGCATATTTGGAGCGCATCTTTGAGATGATGGATGAGCCCGTCACCGTGGACGACGCTCCCGACGCCACGGAGCTGCCGCCCATTAAGGGGCAGGTCACCTTTAAGGATGTGGTGTTCTCCTACGACGGCACGGTGAACGTTCTTGAGAACTTCAACCTGAACGTAAACCCCGGCGAGTCCGTGGCCCTTGTGGGTCCCACCGGCGCGGGCAAGACCACCGTTGTGAACCTTATCTCCCGCTTCTACAACCTCACCGGCGGTCAGGTGCTTTTAGACGGCCACGACATCTCAAAGGTAACTCTCCACTCCCTGCGCAGCCAGATGGGCATCATGCTCCAGGACAGCTTCATCTTCTCCGGCACCATCATGGACAATATCCGCTATGGCCGCCTGGACGCCACCGACGAGGAGGTCATAGAGGCCGCCAAGACCGTCTGCGCCCACGAGTTCATAAGTGGGATGGAGGGCGGCTACAACACCCAGGTCAACGAGCGCGGCTCACGCCTTTCCCAGGGCCAGCGCCAGCTGGTGGCTTTTGCGCGCACATTGCTCAGCGACCCGAAGATTCTGGTGCTGGACGAGGCCACCTCCTCCATAGACGCCAAGACGGAGAGGCTGGTGCAGCAGGGGCTCAACGCCCTCTTGAAGGGCAGGACTTCCTTTATAATTGCCCACAGGCTCTCCACCATCAAGAACTGTGACAGGATACTGTATATCTCCGATAAGGGGATCGCTGAGATGGGAAGCCATAAGGAGCTGCTTGAGAGGAAGGGGAAATATTACCAGCTGTATACGGCGCAGGTGGAGGATTAA
- a CDS encoding helix-turn-helix domain-containing protein has product MPEIGERIKQLRRQRNISQVELARHLGVSKSVVSSYENAVHFPPYDILLKMAWLFGVSTDYILGAGGGRTLNVDGLTDAQIEAVNRIVAELRAVNREK; this is encoded by the coding sequence ATGCCGGAGATTGGGGAGAGGATAAAGCAGCTGCGCAGGCAGCGGAACATCTCCCAGGTAGAGCTGGCCCGGCACCTGGGGGTGTCGAAGTCGGTGGTGAGTTCCTACGAAAACGCGGTGCACTTCCCGCCCTATGACATTCTTTTAAAGATGGCGTGGCTGTTTGGGGTGAGCACTGACTATATTCTGGGGGCAGGCGGCGGCAGGACGCTGAATGTGGACGGGCTGACCGATGCGCAGATAGAGGCGGTGAACAGGATAGTTGCCGAACTTAGGGCGGTAAACAGGGAGAAATAG
- the thrS gene encoding threonine--tRNA ligase has translation MITIDLKGQPKEFEAGVTPAEVAKSIGMGLYKSACAARVNGEVKDLRTPLTEDCALEILTFDDQDGKKAYWHTTSHILAQAVGRLYPGTKFAIGPAIDNGFYYDFDLPAPISPDDLPRIEEEIKKIIKENRSLTRFELEPSAAMEKMSGQEYKQELIEEHSGNGEKISFYEQGDFCDLCAGPHLMSTGGVKAVKLTSITGAYWRGDSTKKMLTRIYGISFPKASQLEEHLQMLEEAKKRDHRKIGREQGLFMLRDEGPGFPFFLPKGMVLKNLLIDYWREVHKKYGYMEISTPIMLNRQLWERSGHWEHYKDNMYTTVIDETNFGIKPMNCPGGMLVYANEPHSYRELPMRVGELGLVHRHELSGTLHGLFRVRCFTQDDAHIFMTPDQMLNVIQETVRLFDEVYSTFGLNYTIELSTMPEDHIGTVEEWERNQDILKQAITAMGKDFVINEGDGAFYGPKLDFHIADSLGRTWQCGTIQLDSQLPERFQLEYTGEDGQKHRPVMIHRVVLGSLERFIGVITEHLAGKFPLWLSPVQAVVLPISERHHGYAKALTSKLEEAGLRVECDLRAEKTGYKIREAQVQQTPYMLVVGDKEIESAGISVRHRREGDMGLMDAGAFIDMALKEIKTKELK, from the coding sequence ATGATCACTATCGACCTGAAAGGCCAGCCAAAGGAATTTGAGGCGGGCGTGACCCCAGCCGAGGTGGCAAAGTCCATCGGCATGGGGCTCTACAAGTCCGCCTGCGCCGCCAGAGTAAACGGCGAGGTAAAGGACCTGCGCACCCCTCTTACGGAGGACTGCGCGCTGGAGATCCTCACCTTCGACGACCAGGACGGCAAGAAGGCCTACTGGCACACCACCTCCCATATACTGGCCCAGGCCGTGGGCCGGCTGTACCCGGGCACTAAATTTGCCATCGGCCCGGCCATTGACAACGGTTTCTACTACGACTTCGACCTGCCCGCCCCCATCTCCCCCGACGACCTTCCCAGGATAGAAGAGGAGATAAAGAAGATAATCAAGGAGAACAGGTCGCTTACCCGCTTCGAGCTGGAGCCGTCTGCCGCCATGGAGAAGATGTCCGGCCAGGAGTACAAGCAGGAGCTTATCGAGGAGCACAGCGGGAACGGCGAGAAGATAAGCTTCTATGAGCAGGGGGACTTCTGCGACCTGTGCGCCGGGCCCCACCTGATGAGCACCGGCGGGGTAAAGGCCGTGAAGCTCACCTCCATAACCGGGGCCTACTGGCGGGGGGACTCCACAAAGAAAATGCTCACCAGAATTTACGGCATCTCCTTCCCCAAGGCAAGTCAGCTTGAGGAGCATTTACAGATGCTGGAGGAGGCCAAGAAGCGGGACCACCGCAAAATAGGCCGGGAACAGGGCCTCTTCATGCTCCGGGACGAGGGCCCGGGCTTCCCCTTCTTCCTGCCCAAGGGCATGGTGCTGAAGAACCTGCTTATCGACTACTGGCGGGAGGTCCACAAGAAGTACGGCTATATGGAGATAAGCACCCCCATCATGCTCAACCGCCAGCTCTGGGAGCGCAGCGGCCACTGGGAGCACTATAAGGACAATATGTACACCACCGTTATCGACGAAACCAATTTCGGCATAAAGCCCATGAACTGCCCCGGCGGTATGCTTGTCTACGCCAACGAGCCCCATTCCTACAGGGAGCTGCCCATGAGGGTGGGAGAACTGGGCCTTGTCCACCGCCACGAGCTCTCCGGCACCCTGCACGGCCTGTTCCGGGTGCGCTGCTTCACCCAGGACGACGCGCACATCTTTATGACCCCGGACCAGATGCTGAACGTTATCCAGGAGACCGTGCGCCTGTTTGACGAGGTATACTCCACCTTCGGCCTCAACTACACCATCGAGCTCTCGACTATGCCCGAGGACCATATCGGCACCGTAGAGGAGTGGGAGAGGAACCAGGACATATTAAAGCAGGCCATTACCGCCATGGGCAAGGACTTTGTGATAAACGAGGGCGACGGCGCGTTCTACGGGCCGAAGCTTGACTTCCACATAGCCGACAGCCTTGGCCGTACCTGGCAGTGCGGGACCATACAGCTTGACAGCCAGCTGCCCGAGCGGTTCCAGCTGGAGTACACCGGCGAGGACGGCCAGAAGCACCGGCCCGTGATGATACACAGGGTGGTGCTGGGCTCCCTTGAGCGGTTCATCGGCGTTATCACCGAGCACCTTGCAGGGAAGTTCCCCCTGTGGCTCAGCCCCGTCCAGGCGGTGGTCCTGCCCATTTCCGAGCGGCACCACGGCTATGCCAAGGCCCTCACCTCAAAGCTGGAGGAGGCCGGGCTCAGGGTGGAGTGCGACCTTCGGGCCGAGAAGACCGGCTACAAGATCCGCGAGGCCCAGGTACAGCAGACACCCTATATGCTGGTGGTGGGCGACAAGGAGATAGAGTCTGCGGGCATCTCCGTGCGTCACCGCAGGGAGGGCGATATGGGGCTCATGGACGCCGGGGCCTTTATCGATATGGCCCTGAAGGAGATAAAGACCAAAGAGCTCAAATAA